From a single Okeanomitos corallinicola TIOX110 genomic region:
- the gatB gene encoding Asp-tRNA(Asn)/Glu-tRNA(Gln) amidotransferase subunit GatB produces the protein MTTATPVKTAYEAIIGLETHCQLSTNTKIFSNSSTAFGADPNTNIDPVCMGLPGVLPVLNAKVLEYAVKAGLALNCQIARYSKFDRKQYFYPDLPKNYQISQYDLPIAEHGWLEIELVDDAGNPSRKRIGITRLHMEEDAGKLVHAGSDRLSGSSYSLVDYNRAGVPLVEIVSEPDLRTGQEAAEYAQELRRIVRYLGVSDGNMQEGSLRCDVNISVRPVGQEKFGTKVEIKNMNSFSAIQKAIDYEIERQIAAIEAGEKIIQETRLWEEGSQRTSSMRVKEGSSDYRYFPEPDLAPIEVTDVELGTWKSELPELPAQKRHRYESELELSAYDTRVLTEDRSVTEYFENAIAAGANPKAAANWITQDIAAYLNKQKLTISEISLTPTNLADVINRIESGKISNAQAKEKLVDLLNGVDPEKAFAGQELINDEATLAAIIDEIIAANPKQLEQYRGGKTNLKGFFVGQVLKQTNKRANPKLTNELLEKKLNAG, from the coding sequence ATGACCACAGCTACACCCGTAAAAACAGCATACGAAGCAATTATCGGTTTAGAAACCCACTGTCAACTCAGCACCAACACCAAAATCTTCTCCAACAGTTCCACCGCGTTCGGTGCTGACCCCAACACCAACATTGACCCGGTGTGTATGGGTTTACCAGGAGTCTTACCCGTACTTAATGCCAAAGTTTTAGAATATGCAGTCAAAGCAGGTTTAGCGTTAAATTGTCAAATCGCCAGATATAGCAAATTTGACCGTAAACAGTATTTTTATCCTGATTTACCCAAAAACTATCAAATTTCTCAATATGACTTACCCATAGCCGAACATGGTTGGTTAGAGATTGAATTAGTGGATGATGCCGGCAACCCCTCCCGTAAACGTATCGGTATCACCCGCTTACACATGGAAGAGGACGCAGGAAAACTTGTACACGCAGGTAGCGATCGCCTTTCCGGTTCTAGCTATTCTCTGGTAGACTATAACCGCGCTGGTGTACCCTTGGTGGAAATTGTCTCAGAACCTGACCTCCGTACCGGACAAGAAGCAGCCGAATATGCCCAAGAATTGCGTCGGATTGTGCGCTATCTTGGTGTCAGTGATGGCAATATGCAAGAAGGATCTCTGCGTTGTGACGTGAACATTTCCGTCCGTCCTGTGGGACAAGAGAAATTTGGGACGAAGGTAGAAATCAAAAACATGAACTCCTTCAGCGCCATTCAAAAAGCGATAGACTACGAAATTGAACGTCAAATCGCGGCCATTGAAGCTGGAGAAAAAATAATTCAAGAAACCCGTCTTTGGGAAGAAGGTTCACAACGTACCAGCAGTATGCGGGTGAAGGAAGGTTCTAGCGATTATCGTTACTTTCCAGAACCCGATTTAGCACCTATCGAAGTGACTGATGTCGAGTTAGGAACTTGGAAAAGCGAATTACCAGAATTACCCGCACAAAAACGTCATCGTTATGAAAGTGAGTTAGAACTTTCTGCTTATGATACGCGAGTTTTGACAGAAGACCGTTCAGTTACAGAATACTTTGAAAATGCGATCGCCGCTGGTGCAAATCCTAAAGCTGCTGCAAACTGGATCACCCAAGATATAGCTGCTTACTTAAATAAACAAAAACTCACTATTTCCGAGATTTCCCTGACTCCCACTAACCTTGCAGACGTAATTAATCGCATTGAATCTGGTAAAATCAGTAATGCTCAAGCCAAAGAAAAATTAGTAGATTTACTGAACGGTGTAGATCCAGAAAAAGCCTTTGCAGGTCAAGAATTAATCAACGATGAAGCCACTTTAGCCGCAATTATAGATGAAATTATCGCTGCAAACCCCAAACAATTAGAACAATACCGTGGTGGTAAAACAAACCTCAAAGGTTTCTTTGTTGGACAGGTATTAAAACAGACTAATAAACGCGCTAACCCCAAATTAACCAACGAGTTATTAGAAAAGAAACTCAACGCAGGTTAA
- a CDS encoding DUF29 domain-containing protein yields the protein MSNKLYDQDLQLWIDSTIKQLQNHEFSSLDIEHLIEELIELGKSEKNALKSNLKILLAHLLKLKVQHNAPDTMKASWYSSVVEHRQRVIDNLTDTPSLKIYLTEALEKAYPDGRKLAIKEGKLAKFGITIPTENEYPLICPFSVEQILDEDFYGM from the coding sequence ATGTCTAACAAACTATATGATCAAGATTTGCAATTATGGATAGATTCCACAATTAAACAATTACAAAATCATGAATTTTCATCCCTGGATATTGAGCATTTAATTGAGGAGTTAATAGAATTGGGAAAATCAGAAAAAAATGCTCTCAAAAGTAATCTCAAAATCTTGTTAGCTCACTTACTCAAATTAAAAGTTCAGCATAATGCACCAGACACAATGAAAGCAAGTTGGTACAGTTCCGTTGTCGAACATCGTCAACGAGTTATTGATAATCTCACAGATACACCATCTCTGAAAATTTATTTAACGGAAGCATTAGAAAAAGCTTATCCCGATGGACGTAAACTAGCTATTAAAGAAGGTAAACTTGCTAAATTTGGAATTACTATTCCCACAGAAAATGAATATCCTTTAATATGTCCTTTTTCAGTTGAGCAAATTTTAGATGAGGATTTTTATGGAATGTAG
- a CDS encoding NB-ARC domain-containing protein produces MIKVLLNLQTTPNSLNVYNINGNNNSFYHPKISYQPNKQYQETDINTQSKPTYHNLSLAPKIHGFYGRKKDLEFLSNWISNQKTSLISVLGLSGIGKTTLVKKFVDLHLDEFEVIIWRSLKFPKSLNLLIDDLLNVCEEKAKQNIDDKLKQLFDIFKDKKCLIILDDLENIFIHPQYAGQYQPEYQNYQTFLKMITEIEHQSCVIIISQEKCQEMISLDDELYPSHCLELSGLGDAVIEILKNQELQNQEVWLELINLYESNPRYLQYISTLIKDIFQGETSEFIQENCLILTEDMKTQLDLTWNKLTNVEKQILSKIAQHDQPLSRDEIKNSLSLSSIDIINGLQSLTRRYLLTKSENNEKLFHLSPVFREFLKNIS; encoded by the coding sequence GTGATAAAAGTTCTCCTGAATTTGCAAACAACTCCAAATTCTTTAAATGTTTATAATATAAATGGCAATAATAATAGTTTTTATCATCCAAAAATATCATATCAACCTAATAAACAATATCAAGAAACTGATATAAATACTCAATCTAAACCTACTTACCATAATTTAAGTTTAGCACCTAAAATTCATGGTTTTTATGGACGAAAAAAAGACTTAGAATTTTTATCTAATTGGATATCAAATCAAAAAACTTCTTTAATCTCGGTTTTAGGATTATCTGGAATTGGTAAAACTACCCTAGTTAAAAAATTTGTTGATCTACATTTAGATGAATTTGAAGTCATTATCTGGAGAAGTTTAAAATTTCCCAAATCCCTCAATTTACTTATTGATGATCTATTGAATGTTTGTGAAGAAAAAGCTAAACAAAATATAGATGATAAATTAAAGCAATTATTTGATATTTTTAAAGATAAAAAATGTTTAATTATTCTAGATGATTTAGAAAATATCTTTATTCATCCTCAATACGCAGGACAATATCAACCAGAATATCAAAATTATCAAACCTTCCTAAAAATGATCACAGAAATTGAACATCAAAGCTGTGTAATTATCATTAGTCAGGAAAAATGCCAAGAAATGATATCTTTAGACGACGAACTTTACCCCAGTCATTGTTTAGAATTATCAGGTTTAGGTGATGCAGTAATAGAAATATTAAAAAATCAAGAATTGCAAAATCAAGAAGTTTGGTTAGAATTAATCAACTTATATGAAAGTAATCCTAGATATTTACAGTATATAAGCACCTTAATAAAAGATATCTTTCAAGGTGAAACTTCAGAATTTATCCAAGAAAATTGTCTAATTCTCACAGAAGATATGAAAACTCAACTTGATTTAACTTGGAATAAATTGACTAATGTAGAAAAACAAATATTATCAAAAATCGCTCAACATGATCAACCTCTATCTAGAGATGAAATCAAAAATTCATTATCACTGTCATCAATAGATATAATTAATGGACTACAATCACTAACCAGAAGATATTTATTAACCAAATCAGAAAATAATGAAAAATTATTTCATCTCTCCCCTGTATTCAGAGAATTTTTAAAAAACATCAGTTAA
- a CDS encoding PIN/TRAM domain-containing protein: protein MLDFIIILSFILAASGIGYFSTDLLPHGTLNGVTNLDALRLVVAVFAALIGGAIGLSFQTTYRRLEAQVKEMPLEVILTRAIGLVIGLLLANLMLAPLFLLPIPADFGFIKPLVAVVGSIILAVTGMNLADTHGRGLLRLINPNTVETLVAEGTLKPANTKVLDTSCIIDGRIELLLETGFLEGLILVPQFILQELQQVADASKDQKRVRGRRGLDILNRIREIYPERILINPVDYDDVQTVDAKLVKFAQEINGTLLTNDYNLSKVASVQNVPVLNVNDLVNAVRPSYLPGDNLDLKILKEGKEPTQGVGYLDDGTMVVVEEGSGYVGGELRVIVTSALQTSAGRMIFAKPQASALA from the coding sequence ATGCTTGATTTCATAATCATTCTTTCATTCATTTTGGCAGCATCGGGAATAGGTTACTTTAGTACCGATCTCCTACCGCACGGAACTCTTAACGGTGTCACCAATTTAGACGCACTGCGCTTAGTAGTTGCTGTTTTTGCGGCTCTGATTGGTGGTGCAATTGGTTTAAGTTTCCAAACCACCTACAGACGCTTAGAAGCACAAGTCAAAGAAATGCCTCTAGAAGTCATTTTAACTCGTGCCATTGGCTTAGTAATCGGGCTATTACTAGCTAATTTAATGTTAGCCCCGCTATTTTTACTACCCATACCCGCAGATTTTGGATTTATTAAACCTCTAGTAGCAGTTGTTGGTAGCATTATACTCGCTGTTACTGGCATGAATTTGGCAGATACCCACGGACGAGGTTTATTACGGTTAATTAATCCTAATACTGTAGAAACTCTAGTTGCAGAAGGAACTCTTAAACCTGCAAATACCAAGGTTTTAGATACTAGCTGCATTATAGATGGCAGAATTGAATTACTACTAGAAACTGGATTTTTAGAAGGTTTAATTCTTGTACCGCAGTTTATTTTACAAGAACTGCAACAAGTAGCTGATGCCAGTAAAGATCAAAAACGGGTGAGAGGAAGACGAGGTTTAGATATTCTCAACCGTATTCGGGAAATCTACCCAGAAAGAATTTTGATCAATCCTGTTGACTATGATGATGTTCAAACAGTGGATGCAAAATTAGTAAAGTTTGCCCAAGAAATTAACGGAACATTGTTAACTAATGATTACAATTTATCTAAAGTTGCCAGTGTCCAAAATGTACCGGTTTTAAATGTCAATGATTTAGTAAATGCTGTTCGTCCTAGTTATTTACCTGGTGATAATTTAGATTTAAAAATTCTCAAAGAAGGTAAAGAACCAACTCAAGGAGTTGGTTATCTAGATGATGGCACAATGGTAGTTGTGGAGGAAGGAAGCGGTTATGTTGGTGGTGAGTTGCGGGTAATTGTCACCAGTGCTTTACAAACTTCAGCCGGCAGAATGATTTTTGCTAAACCCCAAGCTTCCGCTTTAGCGTGA
- the hemW gene encoding radical SAM family heme chaperone HemW, whose amino-acid sequence MSLKDMTAQVPTAAYVHIPFCRRRCFYCDFPVFVVGDRLRGEDSGTIRQYVQAVCQEINISPSFNQPLKTIFFGGGTPSLLSTAQLQCILTALEQRFGIAEGAEISMEMDPGTFDSAHIAGYRSAGVNRVSLGVQSFDAELLKIAGRSHSVDDIFAAIELIHQVEIPEFSIDLISGLPHQSLDQWQNSLTKVVEISPTHISIYDLTIEPGTAFGRYYQPGNQPLPTDETTVKMYQLGQNILTNAGYEHYEISNYAKSKHQCQHNLVYWHNLSYYGFGMGAASYVQGKRFTRPRKTQEYYQWLENGAIIDCEITPLQEELLETLMLGLRLSEGLSLEYLSNKFGSEKVAEIKQYLQRYLDQHWAEIVGDKLRLTDPQGFLFSNVVLADLFEKMG is encoded by the coding sequence ATGAGTCTCAAAGATATGACTGCTCAAGTTCCCACTGCTGCTTATGTACATATTCCCTTTTGTCGGCGACGTTGTTTTTATTGTGATTTTCCGGTGTTTGTGGTGGGCGATCGCTTGCGGGGCGAAGACTCTGGTACAATTCGTCAATACGTTCAAGCCGTCTGTCAAGAAATCAACATCTCACCAAGTTTTAACCAACCTCTCAAAACCATTTTTTTTGGTGGTGGTACACCTTCACTTTTATCTACCGCACAGTTGCAATGTATTTTAACGGCCTTAGAACAGCGTTTTGGCATTGCGGAGGGTGCGGAGATTTCTATGGAAATGGATCCTGGTACGTTCGATTCAGCACATATTGCAGGTTATCGCAGTGCAGGTGTGAACCGGGTCAGTTTAGGTGTGCAAAGCTTTGATGCAGAATTGTTAAAAATTGCTGGGCGATCGCACTCCGTTGATGATATTTTTGCAGCTATTGAACTCATTCACCAAGTGGAGATACCCGAATTTAGCATAGACCTAATTTCCGGGTTGCCACATCAATCTTTAGATCAATGGCAAAATTCCCTTACCAAAGTAGTAGAAATATCCCCCACCCATATCTCCATTTATGATTTAACCATTGAACCAGGTACAGCTTTTGGTCGTTATTACCAACCAGGAAATCAACCCCTACCCACAGATGAAACAACTGTGAAAATGTACCAATTAGGGCAAAATATTTTAACTAATGCAGGTTATGAACATTATGAAATTTCCAACTATGCCAAAAGTAAACACCAATGTCAACATAATTTAGTTTATTGGCACAATCTTAGTTATTACGGGTTTGGTATGGGTGCAGCAAGTTATGTCCAAGGTAAACGTTTTACCCGTCCTCGTAAAACCCAAGAATATTATCAATGGTTAGAAAATGGCGCAATCATTGATTGTGAAATCACACCTTTACAAGAAGAATTATTAGAAACTTTAATGTTGGGTTTACGGTTGTCAGAAGGTTTGAGTTTAGAATATTTATCTAATAAGTTTGGATCTGAAAAAGTTGCCGAAATTAAACAATATTTACAGCGATATTTAGATCAACACTGGGCAGAAATTGTCGGTGATAAATTACGTTTAACTGATCCTCAAGGATTCTTATTTTCTAATGTTGTTTTAGCTGATTTATTTGAAAAAATGGGATGA